From the genome of Cellvibrio japonicus Ueda107, one region includes:
- the xdhA gene encoding xanthine dehydrogenase small subunit, protein MRFVVNQTLIERADLAPDTTLLSLLRRDRQWVGTKEGCASGDCGACTVLVGSARAGRWHYRAINACICPVGSLHNQRVITVEGLAPPGLGRGAALHPVQQALVDCHGSQCGFCTPGFVMSLVGLHLESQAIAEGHERAAVIEAISGNLCRCTGYRPIIEAGIQSLKKPAQMANIVQEWLPDAPLTGSGPAYRLLGKDAAEGYWQPTTEAGLQQLLTDYPQARLVAGGTDVMLEVTQLYQSLPQVIDLNAIPGLRQWQLTEDSLCIGAATPYSELEQGLARVAPEFVALLKRLGSRQIRNRGTLGGNICNASPIGDTPPWLLVLDAELELVNSRGETRREYLRDFYLGYKQTTRAPDEYLARIHIARQALAQPQRLFKVSKRYEDDISAVMGAFWWDAGHIRIAYGGMAGVPKRAFLVEAVLNTEPWHRLGQVQESRLALACDQLRAEFSPLSDVRASAGYRLAMACELLRKACYEFAAEAAGQAPERLFIHA, encoded by the coding sequence GTGCGCTTTGTGGTCAACCAAACACTTATTGAACGGGCTGACCTGGCCCCGGATACCACACTGCTCAGCCTGTTGCGACGCGATAGGCAATGGGTTGGGACTAAAGAAGGCTGCGCATCCGGTGACTGTGGTGCCTGCACGGTGTTGGTGGGCAGCGCGCGCGCTGGCCGCTGGCACTACCGGGCGATAAACGCCTGTATTTGCCCGGTGGGCAGCCTGCACAATCAACGTGTTATCACTGTGGAAGGACTGGCACCCCCGGGGCTGGGTCGCGGCGCTGCCCTGCACCCGGTGCAGCAGGCACTGGTGGATTGCCACGGCTCCCAATGCGGGTTTTGCACACCGGGTTTTGTCATGTCCCTGGTGGGCTTGCACCTGGAGTCCCAGGCTATTGCCGAAGGGCATGAGCGCGCGGCGGTGATCGAGGCCATCTCCGGCAACCTGTGCCGCTGCACCGGTTATCGCCCGATTATCGAGGCGGGTATCCAGTCCCTTAAAAAACCTGCCCAAATGGCCAATATTGTGCAGGAATGGCTTCCCGATGCACCCTTAACGGGCAGCGGGCCGGCGTATCGACTGCTGGGAAAAGACGCCGCGGAAGGCTATTGGCAGCCGACCACCGAAGCCGGCTTGCAGCAATTGTTGACTGACTATCCCCAGGCGCGCCTAGTGGCGGGGGGGACGGATGTGATGCTGGAGGTCACCCAGCTATACCAGTCACTGCCCCAGGTAATTGACCTGAATGCGATTCCCGGCCTGAGGCAATGGCAACTCACGGAGGATTCCCTGTGTATCGGTGCCGCCACGCCCTACAGCGAACTGGAACAGGGCCTGGCCCGGGTGGCGCCTGAGTTTGTCGCCCTGCTCAAGCGCCTGGGCTCGCGCCAGATCCGCAACCGCGGCACCCTGGGCGGCAATATCTGTAACGCGTCACCCATTGGCGATACCCCGCCCTGGCTGCTGGTGCTGGACGCCGAATTGGAGCTGGTGAACAGCCGCGGCGAAACCAGGCGCGAATACCTGCGCGATTTTTACCTGGGCTACAAGCAAACCACGCGCGCGCCTGACGAATACCTGGCGCGCATCCACATAGCGCGCCAAGCCCTGGCCCAGCCCCAGCGCTTGTTCAAGGTGAGCAAGCGTTATGAGGATGACATCTCGGCCGTGATGGGCGCCTTCTGGTGGGATGCCGGGCACATCCGTATTGCCTACGGCGGCATGGCCGGTGTGCCCAAGCGCGCGTTCCTGGTCGAGGCGGTGCTTAATACCGAGCCCTGGCACCGGCTGGGCCAGGTGCAGGAAAGCCGCCTGGCACTGGCCTGCGACCAATTGCGCGCCGAGTTCAGCCCGCTAAGCGATGTGCGTGCCAGTGCCGGCTACCGCCTGGCCATGGCCTGCGAGCTGCTGCGCAAAGCCTGTTATGAGTTTGCTGCCGAGGCCGCAGGCCAGGCTCCCGAGAGGTTGTTTATCCATGCGTAA
- the xdhC gene encoding xanthine dehydrogenase accessory protein XdhC, with protein sequence MPSPGSADFLQPSAHSALNWSAAIARCQARGNAYVIATVINTQGSTPRDGGSKMVIDADSTYDTLGGGQLEFLVVQQARELIARNKNCQLLRAIPLAAEAAQCCGGNMVVMLECFAARQWQMALFGAGHVCQALVQILGGLPCQVRVIDNRPELMTNTLPGNCHYAFYADPVSAVEVLPDNTWVVIFTHDHALDFALCRALLTDRRWAYCGLIGSHTKALRFRKRLADAGFAADDIARIYSPVGLPEVKGKLPMEVAVSIAAQLQSLYYAQAPVNTAPSSRWREIKSLLQQERSAHIVCE encoded by the coding sequence GTGCCTAGCCCAGGATCAGCGGATTTTTTGCAACCGTCAGCGCACTCGGCGCTCAACTGGTCAGCGGCTATCGCCCGCTGCCAGGCACGTGGCAATGCCTACGTAATTGCCACGGTCATTAATACCCAGGGCTCTACGCCGCGCGACGGCGGCAGCAAAATGGTGATTGATGCTGACAGTACCTACGACACCCTGGGCGGTGGCCAGCTGGAGTTTTTAGTGGTGCAGCAGGCGCGCGAATTAATTGCGCGCAATAAAAACTGCCAGTTGTTGCGCGCAATCCCGCTGGCGGCAGAAGCGGCACAATGCTGCGGTGGCAATATGGTGGTCATGCTCGAATGCTTTGCTGCGCGCCAGTGGCAAATGGCACTCTTTGGCGCCGGCCATGTGTGCCAGGCACTGGTGCAGATCTTGGGTGGCTTACCCTGCCAGGTGCGGGTGATTGATAACCGGCCCGAGTTAATGACAAACACACTGCCCGGCAATTGTCATTACGCGTTTTATGCTGACCCGGTGAGTGCCGTGGAAGTATTACCGGACAATACCTGGGTGGTTATTTTTACCCATGACCACGCGCTGGATTTTGCACTGTGCCGGGCATTGCTCACCGATCGGCGCTGGGCTTACTGTGGCCTTATCGGTTCGCACACCAAAGCCCTGCGTTTTCGCAAGCGCCTTGCCGATGCCGGGTTTGCTGCTGACGATATAGCGCGAATTTACAGCCCCGTTGGTTTGCCCGAGGTAAAAGGCAAATTGCCCATGGAGGTGGCGGTATCCATCGCCGCGCAATTGCAAAGCCTGTATTACGCACAGGCGCCCGTAAACACAGCGCCTTCCAGTCGTTGGCGGGAGATTAAAAGCCTGTTGCAGCAAGAGCGCAGCGCGCACATTGTGTGTGAGTAA
- a CDS encoding ABC transporter ATP-binding protein, translating to MSELSRDLPTKHPPALPPGSLSGAATGTSPDSYRLRLELIGLTKAYPGCIANDSVSLKVAPGEIHALLGENGAGKSTLMKMIYGVVKPDAGQMLWNDKEVSISGPAQARQLGMGMVFQHFSLFETLTVTENIALYLTPAEYGNLARLRERIIAVGEDYGLAINPDRLVHSLSVGEQQRVEIIRCLLQDIQLLILDEPTAVLTPPEVEQLIAVLKKLASKGCSILFISHKLHEVNALCDRATILRGGRVTGSCIPRDTSPGQMARLMLGDELELQESMPAGQAGACLLSLEDVELTPRDTFGIHLHNIQLQLHQGEILGLAGVAGNGQDELVDLLNGEVLADRGQLLLGTRDITRTGVQARRRAGLGVVPADRIGRGALGAMSLTENNLLTSYITQAGRSGWLNWNAIRARAADIIRRFKVKATSPAASAKSLSGGNLQKFIIGREILQNPRVLVCFHPTWGVDVGAANLIHQQLIQLRDSGAAILVISEDLDELYLLADRLGALCGGRLSPLAPKAEVSLERLGQWMTGAFTGTSPAVQEPAHAH from the coding sequence ATGTCAGAACTATCTAGAGATCTGCCCACAAAACATCCCCCGGCGCTACCGCCCGGGTCATTATCCGGCGCTGCTACAGGCACCTCACCCGACAGCTATCGCCTGCGCCTAGAGCTGATCGGCCTCACCAAGGCCTATCCCGGCTGTATCGCCAATGATTCGGTCAGCCTCAAGGTCGCCCCCGGCGAAATCCACGCCCTGCTGGGTGAGAACGGCGCCGGCAAAAGCACCCTGATGAAAATGATCTACGGTGTGGTCAAGCCCGATGCCGGGCAGATGCTGTGGAATGACAAAGAGGTGAGCATCAGCGGCCCGGCCCAGGCGCGCCAACTGGGAATGGGCATGGTGTTCCAGCACTTTTCACTGTTTGAAACCCTGACGGTGACTGAAAACATTGCCCTCTATTTAACCCCGGCCGAATACGGCAACCTGGCCCGGTTGCGCGAGCGCATTATCGCCGTGGGTGAAGACTATGGCCTGGCCATTAACCCCGACCGCCTGGTGCATAGCCTGTCCGTGGGCGAGCAGCAACGGGTGGAAATTATCCGCTGCCTGCTGCAGGACATCCAATTGCTGATCCTCGACGAGCCCACCGCGGTACTCACGCCGCCCGAGGTGGAACAACTGATCGCCGTGCTCAAAAAGCTTGCCTCCAAAGGGTGCAGCATCCTGTTTATCTCCCACAAACTGCACGAAGTTAACGCGCTCTGCGACCGCGCCACCATCCTGCGCGGGGGCAGGGTCACCGGCAGCTGTATCCCGCGCGACACCAGCCCCGGCCAAATGGCGCGGCTGATGCTGGGCGACGAGCTGGAGCTACAGGAATCCATGCCCGCCGGCCAGGCCGGTGCCTGCCTGCTCAGCCTGGAGGATGTGGAATTAACACCGCGCGATACCTTTGGCATCCACCTGCACAATATCCAACTGCAACTGCACCAGGGGGAAATCCTCGGCCTGGCGGGTGTAGCAGGTAACGGCCAGGATGAATTGGTGGATTTGTTGAATGGCGAGGTACTTGCCGACCGCGGCCAACTGCTGCTGGGTACACGCGATATAACCCGCACCGGGGTGCAGGCGCGCCGCCGCGCCGGCCTGGGTGTGGTGCCCGCCGACCGCATCGGGCGCGGTGCCCTGGGCGCCATGAGCCTGACCGAAAACAACCTGCTCACCAGCTACATTACCCAGGCCGGGCGCAGCGGCTGGCTTAACTGGAATGCCATCCGGGCGCGCGCCGCCGACATTATCCGCCGCTTTAAGGTCAAGGCCACCAGCCCCGCCGCCAGTGCCAAAAGCCTGTCGGGCGGCAACCTGCAAAAATTCATTATCGGGCGTGAAATCCTGCAAAACCCCAGGGTGCTGGTGTGTTTTCACCCCACCTGGGGCGTGGATGTGGGCGCTGCCAACCTGATCCACCAGCAGTTGATCCAACTGCGCGACAGCGGCGCCGCCATTTTGGTGATCAGTGAAGACCTGGACGAACTCTACCTGTTGGCCGACCGCCTGGGCGCCCTGTGCGGCGGACGCCTGTCGCCCCTGGCCCCCAAGGCAGAGGTATCCCTGGAGCGCCTGGGCCAATGGATGACCGGCGCCTTCACCGGCACCTCCCCTGCGGTACAGGAGCCTGCCCATGCGCATTGA
- a CDS encoding ABC transporter permease, translating into MDINLIENILFATVRTGTPLLLVALGAMMSERSGVLNLGQEGMILVGAACAFMAAYGAGSLGLGILAGAAAGMAVSLIFAFIALSLMSNQVATGLALTIFGTGLSAFLGAGYVGQSITGLAPVAIPLLSGIPLLGKAFFAQDALVYLSFVLFALVWGVMRYTRLGLVIRAVGENPEVAHALGYKVLRVRYLAVMFGGAMAGLAGAYLSLAYTPMWSEGIAAGRGWIALALVVFASWRSERILLGAWLFGFASILHLLLQGYGYEISPNLLAMLPYIVTILVLVLMMYRQKNQGLFAPRSLGHPFHPSK; encoded by the coding sequence ATGGATATCAACCTGATTGAAAATATTTTGTTTGCCACGGTGCGCACCGGTACTCCGCTGTTGCTGGTAGCCCTGGGCGCCATGATGTCGGAGCGCTCCGGGGTGCTCAACCTGGGCCAGGAGGGCATGATCCTGGTAGGTGCCGCCTGCGCCTTTATGGCCGCTTATGGCGCCGGCAGCCTGGGCCTGGGCATCCTGGCCGGAGCGGCTGCCGGTATGGCAGTCTCGCTGATCTTTGCCTTCATCGCCCTGAGCCTGATGTCCAACCAGGTGGCCACCGGCCTGGCGCTCACTATTTTTGGCACCGGCCTGTCGGCCTTCCTCGGCGCCGGTTATGTGGGCCAGTCGATTACCGGCCTGGCCCCGGTCGCCATCCCGCTGTTAAGTGGCATTCCCCTGCTGGGCAAGGCCTTTTTCGCCCAGGATGCCCTGGTCTACCTGTCGTTTGTGCTCTTTGCCCTGGTGTGGGGAGTGATGCGCTACACCCGCCTGGGCCTGGTGATTCGCGCCGTGGGGGAAAACCCGGAGGTGGCCCATGCCCTGGGTTACAAGGTACTGCGGGTGCGCTACCTGGCGGTGATGTTCGGCGGCGCCATGGCCGGTTTGGCCGGGGCCTACCTGTCGCTGGCCTACACGCCTATGTGGTCAGAAGGCATAGCCGCCGGGCGCGGCTGGATCGCCCTGGCGCTGGTGGTGTTTGCCAGCTGGCGCAGCGAGCGGATCCTGCTCGGCGCCTGGCTGTTTGGCTTTGCCAGCATCCTGCACCTGCTGTTGCAGGGTTATGGCTACGAAATCTCCCCCAACCTGCTGGCCATGCTGCCCTACATAGTCACCATCCTGGTGCTGGTACTCATGATGTATCGCCAAAAAAACCAGGGGCTGTTTGCGCCGCGCTCCCTGGGCCACCCCTTTCACCCCTCCAAATAA
- the xdhB gene encoding xanthine dehydrogenase molybdopterin binding subunit — protein sequence MRKLIEAQAQPALFKPGVGHSVAHESACKHVSGSAQYIDDLPLLPGLVHVATGQSIHPHARIILLDIRAVRAAPGVVDVIVQRDIPGEVDVGPVYGGDPLLAGDLVEYIGQPLFAVAATSLEAAQRAVKLARVEYDILPAQLTVEDALAARSFVLPEHQLLMGDPDSEIDKAPHRLQGEIYVRGQEHFYLEGQISQAQLTEDGGIHVISSSQHPSEIQKLVAEVLDLPLHLVVAEVRRMGGGFGGKESQAAPLACMAAIFAKRLQRPVRYRMPRRDDMVQTGKRHDFLNRWRVGFDSDGHILGVDMLLAGKCGYSPDLSEGIVDRAMFHADNAYFLRSARILGVRCKTHTVSNTAFRGFGGPKGMMAIESLIEDIARHLGKDPLDVRKLNLYRPGADETPYGQKIEQHVLQDLIARLELDSDYRVRREQVTRFNQTHRYLKKGLALTPVKFGISFTAKHLNQAGALLQIYTDGSLMINQGGTEMGQGLYTKIQQIVASAFGVSVERVIVSATRTDKVPNTSPTAASSGTDLNGMAAKDACDRIKADLIGFACEHFQLSTEQIVFANNRVQLGRESMSFPDFIKLAYLNRIPLLATGYYRTPKIFYNRDTAKGQPFLYFANGAAVSEVTLDTRTGEYQVNRTDILHDVGKSLNPAIDIGQIEGGFVQGMGWLTSEELLWDDKGRIISNSPANYKIPTAFDVPADLRVALYHEPNLENTIHLSKAVGEPPLMLGIAVWAALRDACSSTSGYRFSPRLDTPATPERVYWALQECAAFNACQAQEVDRA from the coding sequence ATGCGTAAGTTGATCGAAGCCCAGGCGCAACCGGCGTTATTCAAGCCGGGCGTCGGCCATTCCGTCGCGCACGAATCAGCCTGCAAACACGTTAGCGGCAGTGCCCAATACATCGATGACCTGCCCCTGTTGCCCGGCCTGGTACATGTGGCCACTGGCCAGTCTATCCACCCACACGCGCGTATTATCTTGCTCGATATCCGTGCCGTTAGGGCTGCACCGGGTGTGGTGGATGTGATCGTACAGCGCGATATTCCCGGTGAAGTGGATGTAGGTCCGGTATACGGTGGCGACCCGCTGTTGGCGGGGGACCTGGTGGAATACATCGGCCAACCCCTGTTTGCCGTGGCAGCCACCAGCCTGGAAGCGGCCCAGCGTGCGGTGAAATTGGCCCGGGTTGAATACGACATCTTGCCAGCGCAGCTCACAGTGGAGGATGCCCTGGCCGCCCGGAGTTTTGTGCTGCCCGAGCACCAGTTGTTAATGGGGGACCCGGACAGCGAGATAGACAAGGCACCGCACCGGTTACAGGGTGAAATCTATGTGCGCGGCCAGGAGCACTTTTACCTGGAGGGCCAGATCAGCCAGGCCCAGCTCACCGAAGACGGCGGTATACACGTGATCAGTTCCTCCCAGCACCCCAGTGAAATCCAAAAACTGGTAGCCGAGGTATTGGACTTGCCCCTGCATTTAGTGGTGGCTGAAGTGCGGCGCATGGGCGGTGGTTTTGGCGGTAAGGAAAGCCAGGCCGCGCCCCTGGCGTGTATGGCGGCGATTTTTGCCAAGCGTTTGCAGCGCCCGGTGCGCTACCGTATGCCGCGCCGCGACGACATGGTGCAAACCGGCAAGCGCCACGATTTCCTCAACCGCTGGCGCGTGGGCTTTGACAGCGACGGTCACATCCTGGGGGTGGATATGCTGCTGGCGGGCAAGTGCGGCTATTCGCCGGACTTGTCCGAAGGTATCGTCGACCGCGCCATGTTCCATGCTGACAACGCCTACTTTCTACGGAGCGCGCGCATCCTCGGCGTGCGCTGTAAAACCCACACAGTCTCCAACACTGCATTTCGCGGTTTTGGCGGCCCCAAGGGCATGATGGCAATTGAAAGCCTGATCGAGGATATCGCGCGGCATCTGGGAAAAGACCCATTGGATGTGCGCAAACTCAACCTCTATCGCCCCGGTGCCGATGAAACGCCCTACGGCCAGAAAATTGAGCAGCATGTATTACAGGATTTAATCGCGCGCCTGGAATTGGATAGTGATTACCGCGTGCGCCGCGAACAGGTAACGCGTTTTAATCAAACACATCGCTACCTGAAAAAAGGCCTGGCACTCACCCCGGTAAAATTTGGTATTTCCTTTACCGCCAAACACCTCAACCAGGCTGGTGCCTTACTGCAAATTTACACCGACGGCAGCCTGATGATTAACCAGGGCGGTACCGAAATGGGCCAGGGCTTGTACACCAAGATCCAGCAAATTGTCGCCAGTGCGTTTGGGGTGAGTGTGGAGCGGGTCATTGTGAGCGCTACACGTACTGACAAGGTGCCCAACACCTCGCCCACGGCAGCCTCGTCCGGTACTGACTTAAATGGCATGGCGGCTAAGGATGCCTGCGACAGGATCAAAGCTGATTTAATCGGTTTTGCCTGTGAGCATTTCCAGTTGAGTACCGAGCAGATTGTGTTTGCCAATAATCGCGTGCAATTGGGGCGAGAGAGCATGAGCTTTCCCGACTTTATCAAGCTGGCCTACCTCAACCGCATTCCGCTATTGGCGACCGGTTATTACCGCACGCCCAAAATTTTCTACAACCGCGACACCGCCAAAGGCCAGCCGTTTTTGTATTTCGCCAACGGTGCGGCGGTAAGCGAGGTAACCCTGGATACGCGCACCGGCGAATACCAGGTAAACCGCACCGATATACTGCACGACGTGGGCAAGTCGCTGAACCCGGCGATTGATATCGGCCAAATTGAAGGCGGTTTTGTGCAGGGCATGGGCTGGCTTACCAGCGAGGAATTATTGTGGGACGACAAGGGGCGGATTATTTCCAACAGCCCGGCCAACTACAAAATTCCCACGGCTTTTGATGTGCCCGCCGATTTGCGCGTGGCCCTGTACCACGAGCCCAACCTGGAAAATACCATTCACTTATCCAAAGCCGTGGGCGAGCCGCCCCTGATGCTGGGCATTGCGGTCTGGGCAGCGCTGCGCGATGCCTGCAGCAGCACGAGCGGTTATCGTTTTAGTCCGCGCCTGGATACCCCGGCAACACCCGAGCGGGTGTATTGGGCATTGCAGGAATGTGCAGCGTTTAATGCGTGTCAGGCGCAGGAGGTCGACCGTGCCTAG
- a CDS encoding ABC transporter permease, whose product MRIEKRLQDSPLMLYLSPLLALLLTLISGALLFALLGRPPLGSLYTFFIAPISDGYGLSELAVKVTPLLLCALGLTLCFKAKIWNIGAEGQFVFGALIGGAVSLQFAEQQGWWVLPAIIASGALAGLVWAGIAALLLTRFNANEILTTIMLNYIAVNLLLWAVHGPLKDPDGFNFPESALFAPHTLLPVLFEDYRVSIALFIALFMLVVIWVVLSRTLLGFQLRVMGENHQAARFAGFNGKALTWLLLLFSGAMAGVAAISETNGPVGQLIPTLSLGYGYAAIIVVFMGRMHPLGILLSSGLLGLTYLGGEMAQIDQGLPKSITGLFQGMLLFYLLACDLLISYRLVLNTRTPGAVTTTPASE is encoded by the coding sequence ATGCGCATTGAAAAACGCCTGCAGGACTCGCCGCTGATGCTGTATTTATCGCCGCTGCTGGCGCTGTTGCTGACGCTGATTTCCGGTGCCCTGCTCTTTGCCCTGCTCGGTCGCCCGCCCCTGGGCAGCCTCTACACCTTTTTTATCGCCCCCATCAGCGACGGGTACGGCCTGTCGGAACTGGCGGTCAAGGTCACGCCACTGCTGCTCTGCGCTCTAGGCCTGACGCTCTGTTTTAAAGCCAAAATCTGGAACATCGGCGCCGAGGGCCAATTTGTGTTCGGCGCGCTGATCGGCGGTGCCGTCTCTCTGCAATTTGCCGAACAGCAAGGCTGGTGGGTACTGCCCGCCATTATCGCCAGTGGCGCCCTGGCAGGCCTGGTATGGGCGGGTATTGCCGCACTGCTGCTCACCCGTTTTAACGCCAACGAGATACTCACCACCATCATGCTCAACTACATCGCGGTCAACCTGCTGCTGTGGGCAGTGCATGGCCCGCTCAAGGATCCGGATGGTTTTAACTTCCCCGAATCAGCGCTGTTTGCACCCCACACCCTGCTACCGGTGTTATTTGAAGACTATCGCGTCAGCATCGCGCTGTTTATAGCGCTGTTTATGCTGGTGGTGATCTGGGTGGTCCTCAGCCGCACCCTGCTCGGTTTCCAGTTGCGCGTCATGGGCGAAAACCACCAGGCGGCGCGCTTTGCCGGGTTTAACGGCAAGGCACTCACCTGGCTGTTGCTACTGTTCAGCGGTGCCATGGCCGGGGTGGCAGCCATTTCCGAAACCAACGGCCCCGTGGGCCAACTGATTCCCACCCTGTCCCTGGGCTACGGCTATGCCGCGATTATTGTGGTGTTTATGGGCCGTATGCACCCGCTGGGGATTTTGCTCTCCAGTGGTTTGTTAGGACTGACTTACCTGGGCGGCGAGATGGCACAGATAGACCAGGGCCTGCCCAAGTCCATTACCGGGTTGTTCCAGGGCATGCTGCTGTTTTACCTGCTGGCCTGCGACCTGCTCATCAGCTACCGCCTGGTACTGAATACCCGTACCCCAGGCGCCGTTACCACCACCCCGGCCAGTGAGTAA
- the uraD gene encoding 2-oxo-4-hydroxy-4-carboxy-5-ureidoimidazoline decarboxylase, whose translation MTLDEFNQQDEASALTALYSCCHCMAWAQAMTAARPFADLDQLLAKADALWAGAGEAQILEAFSGHARIGDIELLRSRYAGRATAEQGQVLQASEAEIQALYQLNKAYEEKNGFIFIVCASGKSAAAMLELLQQRSHNSRDRELINGAREQGAITRLRLQQLVTD comes from the coding sequence ATGACGCTCGACGAATTTAACCAGCAGGATGAGGCCAGTGCGCTCACTGCGCTCTACAGTTGCTGCCATTGCATGGCCTGGGCACAGGCGATGACTGCTGCGCGGCCGTTTGCTGATCTTGATCAGTTGCTGGCCAAAGCCGATGCGCTCTGGGCCGGGGCCGGCGAGGCGCAAATCCTCGAAGCCTTTTCCGGTCATGCGCGTATTGGCGATATAGAACTGCTGCGCTCGCGTTACGCCGGTCGTGCGACGGCCGAGCAAGGCCAGGTACTGCAAGCCAGTGAGGCCGAGATTCAAGCGCTTTATCAGTTGAATAAAGCCTATGAGGAAAAAAATGGTTTTATATTTATTGTGTGCGCCAGCGGTAAGTCAGCCGCTGCCATGCTGGAGCTATTACAGCAGCGCAGCCATAACAGCCGCGACCGGGAACTCATCAATGGCGCGCGCGAACAGGGGGCTATCACCCGTTTGCGTTTACAGCAACTTGTCACCGATTAA